AACATATGGAATTACGGTGTACCAAGAACAGGTGATGTTACTTTCTCAAAAGTTAGCAGGTTTTTCTAAAGGTGATGCAGATGTCTTACGAAAAGCAATGGGGAAAAAGATTTTTGCCTTACTCCAAAAATTAAAGCCCCAGTTTTTGGATGGTGGGGAAAAGAACGGACACCCCAGAGATGTGCTGGAAAAAATATGGAAAGATTGGGAAGCCTTTGCTTCGTACGCTTTTAACAAGAGCCATTCCACCTGCTATGCATTTATTGCCTATCAAACCGCATATTTAAAAGCCCACTACCCCGCCGAATACATGGCGGCCGTATTGTCCAACAACATGAACGATATCAAACAGGTCACTTTCTTTATGGAGGAGTGTAAGCGTATGGGATTGGAGGTATTGGGACCAGATGTAAACGAATCTTATTACAAATTTGCCGTGAACAAAGACAATGCCGTTCGTTTTGGCATGGGTGCTATAAAAGGTGTTGGTCGTTCTGCGGTCGAAACCATTGTGGAGAACAGAAAAGAAGACGGCCCGTACAAATCCGTATTTGATCTGGCCAAACGTGTGGAATTGCGTTCGGCAAACAAAAAATCCTTTGAAAACCTAGCTTTAGCTGGTGGATTTGATTCATTTGGGGATACGCATCGTGCCCAGTATTTCCATACTGAAGGCGACAACATTACATTCTTGGAAAAAGTAATCAAGTCTGCGGCAAAATATCAGGAAAACAAAAATTCCAGCCAAATGGACATGTTCGGGGGCATTAGTGAAGCGCAAATACCAGAACCCGAAGTGCCGCCATGCGAAGATTGGGGCACTATGGAAAAGCTCCGCCGTGAAAAAGAGGTTGTTGGGATTTATATCTCCGGGCATCCTTTAGATGACTTTAAAAAAGAGATAGGCGCCTTTTGCAATAGTAGCGTATCGGCCTTTACCAATTTGGAGCATTATGTGAATCGAGAATTAACAGTTGCTGGCGTAATAACAGATGTACAGCATCGAATTTCAAAGAATGGAAAGGGATGGGGTCTTTTTACATTGGAAGACTATACCGATACCTATGAGTTCCGAATTTTTGGGGAGGAGTACCTTAAATTCAGACATTTTTTTATGATCAATTCTTTCGTTCACATGAAAGCTTTTGTACGCGAGGGATGGGTAAATCGGGAAACGGGCAAAAAAGGAGATCCAAGGTTACAGTTTAACGACTTTAAACAGTTACAGGACGTAATGGATGCCTATGCCAAGAAATTGACCATTAAACTTAATATCGATGCGCTTCAGGAAAAGCGAATACAGATTTTAAAAGATACGCTTACTTCACACAAGGGAGACCATCAGTTAAACTTTGTGGTATATGAAATGCGAGATGAAATAAAACTCAATTTATCAAGTAGAAAACAGAAGGTAAAAATCAATAGTGAACTTCTTTCTGTGCTAGAGGAGAACGAGATACATTACAAATTGAATTAGACACCTATAATTATTGCTGATGGCGCAATAATCAAAACGTATGTACCATCAGTAAGGAAAGTGATTGATATTTGACTAAATTTGCGAACATTAAAACAAAAAAAATGGCACTAGAAATAACAGATGCAACTTTTGATGAAGTAGTACTTAAAAGCGACAAGCCTGTCGTTGTAGATTTTTGGGCGGCATGGTGCGGCCCTTGTAGAATGGTAGGCCCGATCATTGACGAGGTCAGTGCTGAATATGAAGGTAAGGCCGTTGTTGGAAAAGTAGATGTAGATGCTAACCAGCAATTTGCAGCTAAATATGGTGTACGTAACATTCCTACGGTACTCGTCTTTAAAGATGGTGAAATCGTAAATCGTCAAGTTGGTGTATCTCCAAAGAAAGTTTA
The nucleotide sequence above comes from Flagellimonas sp. HMM57. Encoded proteins:
- the trxA gene encoding thioredoxin codes for the protein MALEITDATFDEVVLKSDKPVVVDFWAAWCGPCRMVGPIIDEVSAEYEGKAVVGKVDVDANQQFAAKYGVRNIPTVLVFKDGEIVNRQVGVSPKKVYTDAIEAAL